The genome window ATGGGCAACCGCTCCCACATCCACACCTGCAGCAGGTACACGCATCCCCAAGGTTGCCATAGTTTCCAATGTGCCCGCATGCATCACATAGTTGCCGGTATAGCCATGTGAGCGTGGCTGATCCCTAACTGTATAGTCTGATATTCTCCCAAACCTCGCCAAGTATTGATAAGCATATTCAAGAAACTGTGTTCCCACTCCTGTCCGAAAACAATACCCGCCAACAAGGTGCCATAATCACGCGCAAGCGTACCTCTCAACGACCTCCTTCGCTACATCAGGAGTGCACTCTTAGAAGTTGGCAACCAACCAAGCGGAGCTGACGCCAGATGGTTTCTTATCCCTCGCGTCCTGCTCTAGCTCAGGAGGCCTACTAACAAGGAGCGCCTCCACCATGTCACGCCATCTAGCAGGCTACATGATCCCGCACACAGGCTGCCCATCCACAGGTAGCCCCAGTATCATGGCTACATCATGCAGCGTGATCGTGAGCTCCCCGCAAGGGAGGTGGAAGGTGTATGTCTTCGGCCTCCAGCAGTCCACTTGTGCAATCagcgctgtcggaggattaactcctgtcgcagggatcccgagagatccctttttagagattcggccggggggatgatcctgaataagttcatcagagaaataaatggagtgaaagtaaatgcaacggccggtggtgggggtgatgatctagtgcaaagagaagtaaatgcaccggaatttagacaggttcgggccgcacggaggcgtaataccctactcatgtatggatgtaataactgccctgaggaagtccctcaaggatgttgctggttacaaggatatttgtctaactaagagcttgatgcTCTTTGTTCTTGGGTAGGGACTGTGCCTTGggttggtctatggttcggttcttgatgcttctgtgttcgatgcttggATTGTTGCCCTCTTTCGGTTGTCTATCGATGGCTCGTTCAGTTCCTATTCTTCGTGTGCCCCCCTCTCTTCTGTGCCGCTGGCTCTTTTAAGCACCCGCCGGctacgacatgccccgaacggtaaggaggggggcacaagttccaagacaccgtGACTGGgaaagacgtcatcatttcttctgggtgaagtgaccgggggtggaaaatgcgtcgcatgCCCGGTCACttatcaccataaacgccctggcaacgggcgccgtggacagggcccaccgggcagccgcagagcaaacccggcgtgcccgccctgtcttgttcttctgccacagcagggcggcagacggaacgccttggcccttgcgatgttatcccgagacacgccggatgatacgggacgggacctgtgcaattaatagccccacgcctctctgccaaaacatgacaggaactgacaccgcgacgggagcagttggggatgtcaggccacgcacgctcattaaatgcggtctCAGACCCCTGACTGaatgacacctcatcggcgggtccctcgggggtctttctgggtcgtcggggaaccgagtgctcgggggtactgtttacctccccgagcactctctcccgagcactcttgctcgaatcttcggggaaccgagcgctcgggggctgccacgtgcaaccctgagcactctctcccgagcactcttatacAGAtttttcggggaaccgagagctcgggggctgccacgtgcagccccgagcactctctcccgagcactttcatacggaccctcggggaaccgagcgctcgggagctgccgcgcgtagtccccgagcactctctcccggaacttatctcttctgatcgtcgggggactagggtgctcgggggtgaccgggcacctccccgagcactttcttcccggtacttagactctgcggatcatcggggaactggggtgctcgggaatcACGGACTGTGAACCcgggcaccttctcccgggacttgagtttttctcatcctacaggagggacttcgcgggatggcgctaggtggcggatggctggcctggcctcgggactcagggacccccggttcttgatacaccgacaagcGCTGTGTTGTCGAACATTGGTAGTcccgctgtgaggaaccgtccaaataatattctaattaatcgcCAGGAGAATCATTAATCATAATCACAAacttgatgattaaccagaatatcatctcggtagtcccggcacgtgttttgtgcccaagatcggaacacatgccttccaacattaatcgccaggaggatcattattcgtaattacaagtctttaacattcaaccattttcaacaatttacatcaaaagataacaacatctacgcagcgaaaacataaacctatacaacaaaagagagtggagccacatgcccttaggctccaccccaaaagcacgacatccgagagtaggatgaactactcttgcccgccaccctgatcggtaggcacgaagtagccaaataccagctcttcctcaccagtaGTACCTAAAaatgcaggcatgagtacgaagttaCTCGCAAAACTTAAACCATAaggagcacatatacatagctcgacttcaaggattatgcattgagccattagcaagaaaaagtcacatggttaagttaaacataaacggtaagcaacctagatacatatgtgtgagcaactaacttaaccaacaacatagctCTACCCTACCATatccaactgaacataaataaatggaaccattatgaacatacatgtaaaaaagaccaactcaactatctcccacatatccaaccatcaaccacaagcgaaaactctacgaccgatgcagatggacagaagcatgctcatgactgagaccgcggcattttgaaatgtttttacgcTCTGCAGGGgtatactcctggacccacacgacacgaggaccatacggcttgtgccacccgctaaagtgcacacaagtggtactcgtgtcaacctttcccaataagccccatcatttgaaacattcatcgctcggcgcggcggtactagaactactcccagagcaaactagtaccactataaacccgcccgctcacaccgtcaatgttcaggccccaaatgaccacagctacaaaggtattcagctcgccttaccattagatcggcatgtggtgagtacggtaagtgctaaaaccaactacaccgacgatcggtgcttaaacgacgcaagcggtctacgatgtccggtttcctcttccgacctacccaggggaactccacatccgggcaggataaacacctcctagcacgacacacgtctcgtctcatactcaccactcagccaaccatcatcaacccatatccaacattatgatcattacgaaagtaaataacgcctatgctcgcgaacgatgaaacaatccaccgctcaacttctaccgaatgacctatgcattgctaagcatttcaattTAACTTAtaatctagacaccaacaacatactcaaggcgaaAGGAaatgatgaacaacaattcaaggtacaagtaatgcattcaacataggatctacccacttgtacccgatctcgactcgacacatgcaaccatacataagcatagtttatcaattttagacttcattcaattgaacaaaggtgcaatatgcttagttgcttgccttgctgctcaggtgaccaCCTAAAATTATCCAAACAACACTCGTAGAAATCCAGTAGGTTGGCGTCATTTTCAACCACGGGCGTCTCCcactccggctccttgttcactaaagaagagcgCATACAATGATGAGTATGAGTGAAATACAATAATGCATgttacaatatgcatatgatgaattgCCATAAAATATACCATATAAAGCATCAAAACATTATTCCTAGCTAGAAAaagtcataaggagactagcaaaattggtttcgctaattttggacttgtagagaattaatggtgaattaatgaatcctaaacctaattaattaatctcaaaaatttaattaactatttaatgTCTGGGGACATTTTTAACAagtagaggaggttattatgaagccaacaaaattggtttcataatttttgaatcTCGCATGAATTAGCTATGAAtcttacaagctatcagcacaaAGGAAGAAGTCTGACGAACAGCGAATGCTGATTATCCGGGTTGGCCCAGACACtccgggttccggagtctccggtgaccCTCCAGGCGGGGGTCCTCTGTCATCTTCGGCTGGGACCGTTCGGATACTTCGGGtagatccggatactccgggtaaacCTCCGGGAGGGGGTTCTCTGTCCTTTTTGGCTGGGGccgcccggatactctgggttgattcggatactccgggttgctCCAGAACAGCCGTTTTGAGGGAAAAAATTGGCCAGATTGATTTGGGAGCCTCTCCAAGCCAAAGGGGAACGTGTTTGGGATAGTTCATGGGGTCTAGAATTCACTCGTCAACCTAGCAacttgattcctaactcaaaactcatCCAAATCATTTAATTCACCCCAAAGCTTAAGAACACCATAACTTCATAACCTaagctccaaactcaaaatcgaccatCCAAATCATGCATTCTTGCCATGGAAaacctaagggacttacccaagatgATTGTGGAGCTGGGTGATCGTCGGGTGATGGAGGAAATCGCccgggagatgaagaaatccggtgttcctcACGTTTccaccctaaacaccaaaagacaccaaaatcggctcgaattatttgggaaaacgaaaatgaattggatggatggatagcttatgaTCTAAGGATCgcatgagtaccacatgcatacctcaaatccttctcttgagatcggattttgggagaaatggagagtgagagagcttgagaaggagtgagagagaggcagCAGCAGCTGTGCTGCTTGGGTGAGGGTATGGgtagtgagggaggagagagagagggagcatgtGGTGCTGCCTcttttggtggttgggatggtggggccacttATGGGGCCCACGTGTTGCAGAAAGGGGTATTTCCAATGCGATTTctgttcttttctctctcaattttctttctcttatccaaatgattttaaacgaattgctttatagttacaaaacaaaatcacacaaaattaaacataatacttaagaagcatatttatgcttaattatgtaattacaaattttgggacgtgacaaacctccctccctcccttaagaagaatcttgtcccgagattcggtacgagtcggaGAGAGGAcaatgagtctaggaaccacaCTGTGAGTGATATCATGCGGTGAGATACGGAACCTAatgcaatacttttattcaaCATAGTGATGAGCATAGACATGCAAGATATTTCgattgtgcaaaatttacacaaCGCTTACAAGCTCTCAAaaagctcgggatactcggagcggattttatcctcacgctcccaagttgccacatattcggtgtggttgctccattggactttgatgaattttatggaaTAACGTCGAGTTTTACGTACCGCTACATCCAATATCCGGAtcggtcgctcacaatatgtaagatccggctgcaactcttgaagtgcaaCATCAACAACCTCGGTTGGAACTCAGAGGCActtcttcagttgcgacacgtgaaacacattatgcacgGCAGAGAGAGACGgcggcaagtccaattgataggctacATCTCCACACCGTCCAACAATTTGAAAAGGTCCCACATAGCGAGGCGCTAGCTTGCCTCGAACTTGGAAACGTCGGATGCCTTTGAgaggtgaaaccttgagatacacataatctccaattgcgaacttgaggtctcggcggcggcgatccgcatagctcttctgccatGATTGTGCTATGAGAAGACACTTTTGAATAGCTAGAACATGCTCTTCGGCCTCTTTCACCAAatccgggcctagaaaagccctttcgccggattcagaccaattcaacggcgCTCGGCATTGTcggccatatagagcttcaaatggcgacatttcaatgctcgtttggaagctattgttatatgagaactcgGCAAATGGAAAGCaaatgtcccacctcttcccataagtgagaacacaagcccggagcatgtcctccagaatctgattcaccctctcagtttgaccgtTGATTTGAGGATGATacgcggtgctatggaagagctcggtctccatagcttcatgaaggctcctccagaaatgagaagtgaactgagtgcctcgatcagaaatgatcttcttcggaatcctatggaggcaaacaatctgagtgaggtatagctttgcatattgcttggccgaaaatgtggtcttgacgggcaagaagTGAGCGGACTTCGTCAACCAATCCGCAATGAaccaaatcgagtcatagccatgtgaggtcttcggcaatccagtaatgaaatccataccgatctcctcccacttctaggagggaataggtaaaggTTGAAGTGTACTGGTtggcttgagatgctcggcctttacccttcggcagacatcgcactcagcaacatatcgaaCGATTTCTCGCtccatgcgagtccaccaaaactgtggcttgaggtcttgatataTTTTCGtgctccctggatgaatggatagcaacgagtcatgagcctcatccaatatcttcttccttagtgcctcaaccttcggaaccactaAATGGTTCCCGAACCACAGAATACCATggtcatcttcagaaaagcacacGGCCTTGTCGATCTTCATTTTCTCCTGGATTCTGGCCATGCCTTTATCAcccttctgagctgccttgatatCATCGAGGAGAGTGGATCTGATCTCTAAATTGGCGAGAAAACCATCCGaaaccatttcaagtccaagttggcggaaatcatcacaaagtgtggcattcctGGGCTCGACTCTAAGACAATGACAATAAGCCCTTAGACTCCGACCACATTCGTCTTACCagggtgataatgaacttccagctcatagtctttgatcaactcgagccaccttcgctgcctcatattcaaattcgcctgagtgaagatatatttgagacttttgtgatccgtgtagatacggcacaagtcgCCTATTAGGTAATGACGTcagatcttcagagcatgcacaACTACGGCAAGCTCTAAGTTGTGTGTTGGGTaattctcctcatggcgctttAATTGGCGggaggcataagcgacaactctgccctcttgaataaggacacatccgatgCCCATGCgaaaagcatcgcaatagacgttGAAACTCTTgcccacatcaggctgagcaagaacgggagcagtcgtgagcagcttcttcaaggcctggaaagctgactcacattcacttgaccactcaaacacgttgccttgcttcaacaactcggtcattggcttggcaattcTGGAGAAATTCTCAATAAACTGGCGGTAATAACCtgcgagtccgagaaaactccggatgtcggtgacattcttgggctgaacccagttgagcacatcctgcaccttgctcgggtcaactacAACATCGTTATCTGACAAGATATGACCTAGGAAAGCAACCTCCTTGAGCCAAAACtcgcatttgctgaacttgacatagagttgatgatctcagagtcggccaagaacaacaccgAGGTGCTCaaaatgttcttcttcagtcttggagtatataagaacgTCGTCAATGAGAACATCAATCATCAGTGCACCCTTGCACTTTCCTGTCAAGAAAGTAGCGTCGACGCTAATCACGGGCCTACAATGCTTGAAGGGCTCCACGCATTGAGAAAAGCATCAAAACACACGCTGCATGACAGGCTTCCTGACACCACTATCACTGTCCATCATGCCACCAGATGAAATGAACCACTTAGTCTCGGAGTTGAAATGTGAAATTGCATCCAAGATCCTAGGAACACTCGCATATGCCTCCTTCCAATCTCTCCATAGTAATGCCATGGCATGTTTCTTCGCCATCTATACCTTGCCATACAACACGCGATAATTGTTAAACCCAACTATAAATTCAATTAGAGAATCCACGGTCATATACAGGTCGCCCAAACGATGGGGGCGATGTGTAGACCAAGGTATCTCGTCGTGCACTGGGAGTGCACTTGTTCGGGCCTCACTGACCCACAAGTGTGAGGTTGTTTCACATTTATGACCTTCCATCGTCGGTCGTCGCTTGGAATAAGATGGACCCATACACCCTATCCACAACCTCTCTGGCATTTTATAGTGTACCTCTCCTTCATATAAGAATGAACCACATCGTATAACCTATGGTGCCGCACTGAGTAGTCCTTGAACCAGAACTTCATTTCATCAAGACTATCGAATATCACCCTCTTCTTAATCAACTCCTTCTCACTGTCTCCTTTCTCCTCAGTAGACATTAAGCCATTATCACAAAGCGCATTCTTGGTCATTGAAATATCCGCGTAGCCCAGCACCTCGGGCACATTCACATGTACAACCTTCAATGTCCTTATCTCCTACTCCGTGTAAATTCCATCCCATAAAACcttctcctcatcctcaccCGCTTCTCCTTCCACCTTAGCACCCACGTGTCGTTGCTCAACACTAGACACATGTTCATCTTTTTctacctcatcatcttcatcttcgtcctcactGTCCGACGAAAAGATTGGTATTTCCTTGACATTTACTTGGGCCTTCTCATCCTAAAAAAATCCATCATCGAAGTCATTACATACCACAACCAAATCAAAGTTATTGAAACCATCAACAGCTATCTCCTGAATAGAGACACGAGGTACCTCTGGAACAGTAACATTGGCGAGTTTAGAGACACCAGCAACCTCTGGGACAATGGCAGGAATTTCCTAAGTCAAATGCTCAGCAGGCTCCACTTCCTGGCTAATACTACCCATCACATCTTGAACCGATGGCATCAAGCTTCCTCTGATACCCACATCAACTATCAACTCCACGCAACAAACTTGAGAAACATTCACATAATCTTTGTATAGCTTCCAATCATTCTTCGATGCTAACTCCATAACAACATAGTGAGCCCTACCACTCTGACCGGCATCAAACATTCTACATACGGTTACATTACATACATCCACATCAACATTCATAACTAACCTAACCTGATCAATAATTTCATCGAAGCAAGGAGGAttcccaaatttcaacacttgcTCCTTAATCTTATCGAACTTCCCATTTGCATTAATAGTGCTACCAAAAAACATATGAATAGTCCGATCCATCTACACACATAAACCATCCAAACATtacacatataaaaaatatcatcgCTATAACACATACAAATCCTACACATTATCCAATTCAATTCCTACGCTTCATTATTTCATCACAACAATTAAAAAAatgctcatatatatataaaagaagaATATGCATTGTTCATATACATAAGCCTATACATAATTGATTCAATTTTCTATGCTCAAATAATTGTACGTAACAAATTCCACACGATACGCATGCATAACTATACATACATAGCACGATATATTACCTCCGATTTAACTCCATACGTagaaattttatagaataacATCAACATTATCTTAAATCCTAACTATCCTTGGACTGCAAATGCAAgccaaaaacccaaaaaaaattaggagGGAATGGATGAGCTACCTTCCTAAGACACGTTCTCGCAAAATTCACTTCAAATCGAGCTTGATTGGTGGAGATATGGGGGATTCGTCGGATCGGAGAGTGAAGTGTCACCTTTGTCGCGCgcggctggaggaggaagaagaggtgtgGGGGGAAAGGGTCGTGGCGACCTTCTGTGGGTAGCTGAGTCACGCCAAAGGATTGATGTGACGGCTGGTCGCGCTAACCCCTATGGCGCAACTCGGGCCTGCTACGTCGATGACGCATGGCACGACGCTAGGGCGACCGTCAGCGTGCCTTCTTAGTCACGTCAAAGATATTGACATAACCAAATGAGCTACCTCCTATAATTTTATATTCTCACatgttattattaaaatattagtttaaaatagTCTTTAAAAAATTCCTAAAGGCACGAGCACGACGCGTGGGGCCTGGGCGCCGGGCCCTGACCGGGATCGGCCGGAGACCCACCCAAAAGTACGTTCCGCAAGCGATGAATGTGTGCGCAGTGCGGTGCCCGTGCCCGTGCCCGTCACCTTCGACGTCGATCGATTCCCCGGCTAGGCCTGGCCACGCATCGATGCCGCCGTATCGCCGTGCGTTAATGAGCCCTGCCGCAGTAGCGTCGTGGGCGAAAGATCTCCCCCGAAAGTACGTGGCGCGCGCAGGGCCCGCGGGAGGAGCAGTAAATACACGCCTCGATCAAGAACGGCAGGACGATGCCCGGATCGTGAGGGTGCTCAGTGTGTACTATGTTGCTGCATCTCGTGAGACGGACGATGCGATTGGGGATGGACTCTGGTCGTTTGGTGTAATTCATCCGGTCAAATTGAAGTCTTTGGATGCCAGCCCGTTTTGGAGGAATTAATGTTGTATTTCGAAATGCACTATGAACATTGAGACCGTGGGATTGGATCCAAGTTTTGGAGCGCAAGCAGTAACACacgaaaaagaagaagaaatagcaaAGCACCACACCATCTTGAGCACAAATGcacataataatattataactagcatgcatgcagctgGAACATGAGTAAACATTCATAGCTCCGGCTCTTTTTGACATGGTCACCACACACACAAGTACTGAAGTGCACTACTAAAAGCACTCGAGCCTCCAACACAAACAGCGAGCCCTAAACTTTTACAGACTCCAACCTTCCTGGCTCTGCCCAGCACACACGCACGAACATGCTGCACACACAGCTACACGCGTACCAGAAGCAAAAGCAACTCAACACACATTGCATGCATGCCACTCACGTACGTACCATACCATAACACGTCTACGCCAGAGCATGCACCCGCTCGCGTACGTGCACGACCCGACGCCCTACACCACAGCACATACGTGCGACTCAAGGCGTGACTCCACCAGCACCCCCGCCGCCGATGCCACCGGCACCTCCGCCGAAGCCGCCGAACGGGGTGCCGCCGAAGCCGCCGAACGgggtgccaccgccgccgaggGGCCCGAACCCACCAGCGCCGCCGAGCGGGCCGGCGCCCCCGATGCCACCCCCGACGCCGCCGAGGGGGCCCGTGACGCCGCTGAAGACGCCCCCGCCGTTGTTGCCGAAGCCGCCGCCGTACCCGGCTCCGACGGCCGGGAAGCCCGGGAGGTCGCCCATGCCGCCCACGCCCACGAAGAGGTTCTTCTTGTCCGCtacgcccgcgcccgcgcccgtgGCACCGCCGTTCTTGGCGGCCGGAAGCGAGGCGGTAACGGCGCCGCCGGGCACTGTcctggccgccgccgcggcgtgcAGCGCCAGCGCGACGACGCAGAGCACCACGAAGGCAGCGCAACGCTTGGCCATGTCTACTCGATGAGTGTGCGTGTGTCGCAGGCTGCGAGATCGCTGTGGAGCGGAGCGGATCGTGGCGTGCGCGTTTAAATagaggcggaggtggtgggACCGGGGCGGAGAGGGGGGCAGGTGGAGGGTGGTAAATGAGAGGGTGTAAATGCGTGTGGTAAAAACCTCTGGCGC of Phragmites australis chromosome 3, lpPhrAust1.1, whole genome shotgun sequence contains these proteins:
- the LOC133911279 gene encoding glycine-rich protein 23-like → MAKRCAAFVVLCVVALALHAAAAARTVPGGAVTASLPAAKNGGATGAGAGVADKKNLFVGVGGMGDLPGFPAVGAGYGGGFGNNGGGVFSGVTGPLGGVGGGIGGAGPLGGAGGFGPLGGGGTPFGGFGGTPFGGFGGGAGGIGGGGAGGVTP